The Jaculus jaculus isolate mJacJac1 chromosome 14, mJacJac1.mat.Y.cur, whole genome shotgun sequence nucleotide sequence ctctataaatgaactccagatgaacagtacccatgtaaagctagatgcatgcaccactttgtgcatctggctttacatgggtactggacactcgaacctgggtcctttggttttgcagccaaATTTcatacccactgagctatctctgcagtcctctactggctatttttttttaaatccctgacTGTATACCTTGTCTTGATTTCAGCTTCTTGTTAAGTGTTTACATTGTAACTTTTTCCTCTCTAAGTTAATGTATGAGTTTAAAATTGTAGTGTGTTTCTGACTGTTCATTGACTATTACAGTCTGTCTTAACCAGTATGTTTAGACCATTCACATTTGATGCAATTTTTTAATATACTTGGATGAAATCCCAAGTCATGTCTAATTGTTCCATCTGTTATTTAGGTTTTTGTACCCTCTTCTGCTTCCAACTGGGcaaactgaacttttttttttttttttttgaggtagggcctcactccatcccagactgatctggaattcactacgtagtccagCTGAgctcgaactctctgtgatcctcctacctctgcctcctgagtgctgagattaaaggtgtgctccaccacacccggaaaTTTGAACATTTTAATGATTCTAGCTTATGTTATGTACATCTTTTGAAAATGTAGTGATACATCCCGTGACACCTCTTTAATGCCTTTAATTAGAATAACCCTTCAAATATGCGGATCTTACATAGCATgttgccattttctctcttccatcgTGCTTCCATATATTTAACTATCATATATACTCTGAATGCATATTGTTTCTCATGCTGTTAGATTTTGTTAACTTTTATAAAAATCCAAAGTTCTTACCTTTATTCCActtccagatttttaaaatttgtaatgtATGTGTCAAAATATCTATGGTATTTCATGTCCTTTCTGTTTGATGAACTTTATTTCTTATGGAACAACTGGAAGCCCATAGAGAAATCTCCTAAAGGCAGAGTACTGTCATGATGAACTCTTCTACACCAGGCTCATGACAAACATGTCACTTGTCAAATAACATCTCTGGATTTATTGTttacaagcaacaacaaaaaatttatttttggtttttccaggtcagatctcactctagctgaggctgacctggaattcactttgtagtctcaggctggcctcaagctcccagCAATCTCCTGCCTCTCCCGGAagtcttttattcattttatgacCAACTCCATGACCTCATAGAGCTCTGAGGTTGTACTCCTCTGAGCGCTGGACCAGTGGTTGCCTGAGAGGCTGGGGCGGCAGATGCGGTCTCCATGGTAACCCAGTCTGGGCCTCTGGGCTGAAAGATGTGGCCTCCCACCCCTCCTCCATCGCAGGCCTCATGGCACAGCCAGGGCCCCAGAAAAGGAGGGTCCAGGCGGCCAGGCAAGCAGGCAGTGGGTCGCCAATGAAATCTTATGCTGCCTGGGGACACAGATGGTCTCAAATGAGAAGAGAGATGCTATATGGTGGGATCAGAAGATTGGAGCATATGATCAGCAGATATGGGAAAAGTCAATGGAGCAGACTCAGGCTTCAAAATAaaggaaggagggtgggaggaagggaggaaaaggaaagaaaagatgggtCAAATAAAGCCAGACTTGATTGAGGTTGACTTTACCAGAGGCTTCATTCCATGGACATGTCTGTCTTGAAAGAgggcttgtgttttttttttccactgttcAGCAGTTAGTGGAGTCAGGTTAAATCTCTAAAAATCTGTTTCTCTGCTACTGCTTTACCTCATGCGAATTAGACCAACTGTGACGTATTTTGAACATAAAGTGCTTGGGCCCATGAGAAGCATTAGGTTAGTTGTAAGCCTTATGCTACTCATGGGAACTTTCCACTGCCAAATCGTATCTATACAGATAACAAAGCCATTGGGGAAACAATGGAAActggactttaaaaaattacgaaaagaatgctgggtgtggtggcacacacctttaatcccagcactcagaggcagagtaggattgccatgagttcaaggccaccctgagactccatagtgaattccaggtcagcctaggctagagtaagaccctacctcgggaaaaaaaaaaaaaaaaattgcaaaaagaaaACCCCATAAATGGTGTAACTTATTTTGAGAACGATGGTGCCTTCCTCAGCTCTGGAGCTTAGTTTAGTGTTGGGGAGCAAGAAAATAAGCGGTCATTAAAAGTTCCCAAtcggccagatgtggtggcacatgcctttaattccagcaatcaggaggcagaggtaggaggatcgccatgagttcgaggccaccctgagactacatagtgaattacaggtcagcctgagctagactgagactctacctcgaaaaagaaaaaaaaagaaaaagaaaaaatttcctaATTCAATGGCtctcaaggtctttttttttttttttaaatgcaggagTGTGTGCAGTGAGAAAactggcctccacccactgcagtcaaactccagacgtgtgcgctccatgtgcacatgtaaaccttgcacacttgtgtcactttgtgtggctggctttcttgggacctggagagtttaacatgagtccttaggcttcacaggcaagcaccttaacctctaagccatctctccagccctcaaggtccTGTCTTCAACCCAGAGGAAGAATGATAAGTGCAGACGTGGTAGAAGAGTCGGTTAAACAAggctttttagggctggagagatggcttagcggttaagcgcttgcctgtgaagcctaaggaccccggttcgaggctcggttccccaggtcccacgttagccagatgcacaagggggcgcacgcgtctggagttcgtttgcagtggctggaagccctggcgcgcccattctctctctttccctctatgtgtctttctctctatgtctgtcgctctcaaataaataaaaattaaaaaaaaaaaacaaggctttTTAGACTGTAACACAGAAACTTAAAGTGAGCAACAAGGGAAATCCCAAGCTGGGGGAGTCTGGAGCCCTGGcaaccattctatctgcctctctctcactctccactATATAAATATAGTTTCAAAATATTCTGTTggtttaactattatttgagagagaataggcacaccagagcctccagtggctgcaaaggaactccagatgtgtacaccaccttctacatctggcttatgtgggtgttggagaatccagcctgggtcctttggctttatagacaagtgccttaaccactaagccatctctctagtgcaatatatatatatttaaatttttatttatttatttgagagcaacagagagaacgggcacgctagggcctccagccactgtaaacaaactccatatacatgtacccccttgtgcatctggcaacatgggtcctgggaaattgagcctcgaaccagggtccttaggcttcacaggcaagcgcttaaccatgaagccatctctccagcctcccccaaaaatctattttttaagatTCAGATGTGGAAAAGTGCTAGGCAAGGGTCCAGGTGCTTGGGTGATAGGATGGAGAAGCATGAACACAGATAATGTTGTTGCACAGGAGTGTGGAAGGCACCTCCAGTGACAATGGTTGAAGGGAAGAAAATCAATACTGTCAAGGCACCTGAACTCTTGGGTAAAGAAGACCACCACGAGGTTGTGTCCTATAGTGTGAGATTCAGATAGCCTGGCTGAATCAGAATTCGAATAAGCAAGTCTCCAGCCAGGGCTCTAGGTCTGCTGTGAACAATCGCTCTCGATGCCTTAACTCATCAAGGAAAGACTCAGCACCCATCATGACTCAGACCAAGGACATGCTATTGGATGACCTGCTGCATGGCCCAGAGTACTGGTCATTTGTCACCAGGGACAAGTGAGGTGCTGACATGAAAACATTTCattacatacttgggctgcaaggccactgagaaatcctgctggaactgagatgataacctcctccatgtagaccagctcttCAGAAAGCTGGAAGATATATTTTGGATCCTGgtttagtccatcatggcagagagaaCGTGGTAGAACACAGCACTTCACATGCTGCTGCTGTGAGGTTCGCATTGCCAGCAGGACTCatcccaagagcagcttgggggggggggaagggtttatttgggcttccagtctcaaggggaagctccttgatggcagggaaaacaatgacatgagcagaaggtggacatgacctcctggccaacatcagatggatagcagcaataggaaagtgtgccaaaaactggcaagaggaagctggccataacacctataagcccaccccccaaaatacactgcctccaggagggtttaattcccaaattgccaccagctgggtacaTGGCCTTCAGAAtacctatgtttatgagggacacctgaatcaaaccaccacagagagaaggggaagaggaggatggTGGTTGGACAAGATCCAGCCTCCAAGGGcacatcccccacccccaagccttCCTCAGGAAGTTAGACCTCATCTCCTGAAGTTCCAGGAACCTCTCAAAACAGCTCTACTGGCTGGGGATAATTGAcaacctgtgggggacatttcatatgcAATCTCTAACATGTGGTCAAAATTACACTGAGCTAACTCATGGGATCACAGATTCTGGCAAGTTTTCTTAAGAAACAAGTATTGTCATTGCCGAAGAGAAACATACAGAAGAGCCTGGCTACATACAATttaatcacacacacatgaactttatttttttttaatataattcacacAAGCTGTTATACATGGTAAATAGCTCAAAGGAAAAGGACCCATTATATCAACCCTGTTTTCTCATGTATTTGACTTGAGCTATCATAACAATGTCACAGACTTGGGGAAATTAAACAGAGATTAATTCTCAGCTATGGAGGCTAGAAGTCCATTACAAGGGTATTGGCCTGGTCAGGTTTGGgtgagggtctctcactggtttGGAGAAAAGTTGACTGTGTTCTTGCATGGTGCAGAAAGACAGCAAGCTCTGGTGTTTCTTCTGAAGAGCCCCCATCCTCAGGACCTCATCAAATTACATTTCCAAATACCATCATGTTGAAGTTGAGGTCATCAACATAGAAATTTTGGGGTGACATACACAAAGGTCAAAACAACATACATTCTACCACTCTTTGCACAACACCATTATTACATGAAAATATGTttattcatataaatataaacattttgacATAAAAAATAACCAATAATTTCTCTCTGCTCTTTAGTTCTCCTTCTTCAGTCCTTGGTGCTTTTTTCCTTAGCCTGTCTTAGTCATACCAGATTTTCATACACATTTCATATCTATGAGGATAGTATACACCATTATATGTGGATAGCTTTATCCACCTAAACAGCCTCCTTTTTGTTCTTACCCACACATTTTTCAGTTACTCTCATATAACTGTAGTTCTGAAACACAATGCCGAATTATTTATTCCTGTGCCCTTAAATCAGGTTCAAAGTCCCATCCACAAAGAGTGGacttcacaatttcattttgtaGTATGTAGCCAGTGAAATGTCAAACTGCACTGGAAGTAAAATGTGAAATGAAAATACCTTAGCTTATAAAGGCTGACTCAGTCTTCTGGGCATACCTCAGTTGACTTCAAATCTTCAGCTCCACAGACACCAACTACTTACTTTTGCTCTTTGGCTTTCAAAGGGAATGTATCATCAAAGGGtcctatgtatatatacacatacatcgaAGATCCAGTGACTCACTTGTgagttttccatttgttttttcaaggcagagtttctCTAGccaaagctaacctggaactcctctgaagttccaggccagtttggaactcatagtgatcctcctacctcagcctcccaagtgctgggattaaaggtgtgcactaccacatgcAGCtcacttttgtttgtgtgtggtagTACATTTCAGCTTTATGACAGCACAAAAGCAATGTTTGTTCAATAAattgtgctattttttttctcctaagccTGTGCCAAGCAGTATGAAGCTTATGATGCTGGGCAGCAGGACCAGGCAGAAGCTTTTCCACCCAGTAAGCCAACCAACCACAGTGACAGCTGATACTCTACAGTGATGGCGTGCTGAGCTATGATGGCTGCTAGTTTAGGTCTATTAAATgacctttttgtttggtttggttttgtggtaTTTTCAACTTAACTGGGAGATAACTCCATCAGATTCCAGGAACACTTAGACATTCTCCGTATCTCTCAGTCCTTCTTTACagtgacattcttagcttttgtaTATTCAGGAAAAAAATTAGGTTTTATCCTCGGAATGTATGTTCTGATGTCGAATCAGAGAGGAGCTCCGACTATATGCCTTCCCACACTTActacattcatatggtttctctGAAGAATGACTTCTCTGATGTCGAATAAGGTCTGAGCCACTGCTGAATGCCTTTCCACACTCATTACATTCATAAGGCCTCTCTCCAGTATGACTTCTTTCGTGTAGGATAAGGGATGTGCGCTGACTAAAGGCCTTCCCACATGTTGTGCATGTATAcggcttctctccagtgtgaattcTTTCGTGCTGGGCAAGATGCGCACTCTGGCTGAAGGCCTTCCCACACTGGTCACATTCATAGGGTCTATCTTCGGTATGAATTCTCTTATGGCGAGTAAGGGATATTCGGTGACTGAACGCTTTCCCACATTCCTCACACTGGTAGGGCTTTTCTCCAGTATGAATTCTTTGATGTTCAACAAGAAATGACTGGCGACCAAAAACTTTACTGCACTTACTGCATTTGAAAGGTTTCTCTTCGGAATGAATGTTCTGATGTATTTTCAGGTTTGCGTTTCCAGAAaacatctttccacattccttacaCTCGATGAGCTTCTCTTTCCTCTTGTGGATTTTCTGATGCTGAATAAGGGAGGAGTGCCGGCTGCAGACCTTCTCACATTTATCGCACCTGTACTTCTTCTCTCCACTGTGAATTCTTAGGTGCAGGAAAAGGGTTGAAAGCCGCTGGAAATCTTTCTTGCACTGATCACATTTGTAGGGTTTTCCTGAAGCATGAATTCTCTGATGGAGCATTAGGAGTAATATCCTACTAAAGGATTTCCCACATTTTCTGCATTTAAAGGGATTCTCTAAATGGTGACTTCTCTGCTGGGGATGCTCAGGTAAGGCCTTCTCACTCCCATGTGTTTTCTTTCCAGTAAGAATTCTTTTGTGCACAAGAG carries:
- the Znf667 gene encoding zinc finger protein 667 gives rise to the protein MPAARGKSKSKAQVTFGDIAIYFSKEEWEGLSPIQKDLYEDVMLENYRNLVSVGLSSRRPNVITLLEKGKAPWIVEPSRKRRAPDSASKCETKKLPSNQCNKSGQSTSQSAVSSQQKVPPGKRRCSKNSFLRKLKKGRSGKKSLKCRECGKTFSQSLALKLHEDSHIGEWPYECSSCKQAFRQISSLILHQKIHNGKKSYECDKCGEIFHQKLTLILHRRTHSGMGPLAHGKALSSSSPLTAHHNMHIIENVHKCRKCGKAFGRMSSLLLHKRIHRGKKLPKFSKYGRGFKKKPALVHKRILTGKKTHGSEKALPEHPQQRSHHLENPFKCRKCGKSFSRILLLMLHQRIHASGKPYKCDQCKKDFQRLSTLFLHLRIHSGEKKYRCDKCEKVCSRHSSLIQHQKIHKRKEKLIECKECGKMFSGNANLKIHQNIHSEEKPFKCSKCSKVFGRQSFLVEHQRIHTGEKPYQCEECGKAFSHRISLTRHKRIHTEDRPYECDQCGKAFSQSAHLAQHERIHTGEKPYTCTTCGKAFSQRTSLILHERSHTGERPYECNECGKAFSSGSDLIRHQRSHSSEKPYECSKCGKAYSRSSSLIRHQNIHSEDKT